Proteins co-encoded in one Bacillus paramycoides genomic window:
- a CDS encoding DUF423 domain-containing protein: MKIFFLLGCIAAGLSVALGAFGAHGLENKISAKMLEVWKTGVTYQMLHAGGLFVVALLMDKIQSSLLTTAGWLMVAGIIMFSGSLYALSTTGIKFFGPITPLGGVAFIVAWILVGTAVVKGL; encoded by the coding sequence ATGAAAATTTTCTTTTTACTAGGTTGTATTGCAGCGGGGCTATCTGTTGCGTTAGGGGCATTTGGAGCACACGGTTTAGAAAATAAAATTTCTGCAAAAATGTTAGAAGTTTGGAAAACAGGTGTTACATATCAAATGTTACATGCAGGTGGGCTATTCGTAGTTGCTTTATTGATGGATAAAATTCAATCATCACTTTTAACTACTGCTGGTTGGCTTATGGTAGCTGGGATTATTATGTTCTCAGGTAGTCTGTATGCGTTAAGCACAACAGGGATTAAGTTTTTTGGTCCAATTACACCTCTTGGTGGTGTAGCGTTTATCGTGGCATGGATCTTAGTCGGAACTGCAGTTGTAAAAGGATTATAA
- a CDS encoding YwdI family protein has protein sequence MQISSDKILNKMANEIAKAKSSEGQKSKEHVLVVRALCDLLLDEQVESSTYREPQIQSQIIGSQPITMQPITPISDEPVYIKESDANGNSLFDF, from the coding sequence ATGCAAATATCGAGTGATAAAATTTTAAATAAAATGGCGAATGAAATTGCAAAAGCAAAAAGTAGTGAAGGACAAAAGTCAAAAGAGCATGTATTAGTTGTGCGTGCTTTATGTGATTTACTATTAGATGAACAGGTTGAATCTTCTACGTATAGAGAGCCACAAATTCAATCACAAATCATCGGATCACAACCAATAACGATGCAACCAATCACACCAATTTCTGATGAGCCAGTATATATAAAAGAAAGTGATGCAAACGGTAATTCTTTATTTGATTTTTAG
- a CDS encoding potassium channel family protein — protein MNARKQLWIAVICMTFVVILGTLGFMTIEEISLFQAFWMTMITVLTVGYGDAVPVTHAGKVFALLIIPVGVGIVTYAIGVVAAMIIEGNFFHAVRRKKMDKQIAQLQNHIIVCGCGRVGLQVVHELQEKKIPFVVVDKDESILEKEKLLYVHGDATEDQVLHHAGISKAAGLVAIVANDAENVFITLTARGLNDAIKIVARAEKPETEDKLKRAGANKVINPSSMAGIHIAKGIANPLTVHYIDTVLYGVEQSFVIEEIAVGEGSILASKSLLESDVRNQFDVTILAILRNGNVIHNPTGQEKLQEHDMIIVFGSVEKLGQFEKELQSKR, from the coding sequence ATGAATGCACGTAAGCAATTATGGATAGCAGTTATATGTATGACTTTTGTTGTAATTCTAGGAACGTTAGGATTTATGACGATTGAAGAGATTAGTTTGTTTCAAGCATTTTGGATGACGATGATTACTGTATTAACCGTTGGATACGGAGATGCCGTTCCTGTAACACATGCAGGAAAAGTTTTTGCACTTCTTATTATACCTGTTGGCGTCGGTATCGTTACATATGCAATTGGTGTAGTGGCAGCTATGATTATTGAAGGGAATTTCTTTCATGCAGTGCGGAGGAAGAAGATGGATAAACAAATAGCGCAGTTACAAAATCATATTATCGTATGTGGTTGTGGTAGAGTCGGGCTTCAAGTTGTACATGAATTACAAGAAAAGAAAATCCCATTTGTCGTCGTGGATAAAGATGAAAGCATATTAGAGAAGGAAAAACTTTTGTATGTACATGGAGATGCAACGGAAGACCAAGTGCTACATCATGCCGGAATTTCAAAGGCAGCGGGTTTAGTTGCTATCGTTGCAAATGATGCTGAAAATGTATTTATTACATTAACAGCTAGAGGATTAAACGATGCAATTAAAATTGTGGCAAGAGCAGAAAAACCAGAAACTGAAGACAAATTAAAGAGAGCTGGCGCAAATAAAGTGATTAATCCATCTAGCATGGCAGGGATTCATATTGCAAAAGGTATTGCGAATCCGCTAACAGTTCATTATATTGATACAGTACTGTATGGCGTGGAGCAGTCATTTGTAATTGAAGAGATTGCAGTCGGCGAGGGCTCTATTTTAGCTAGTAAATCATTACTCGAGAGTGATGTGAGAAATCAATTTGACGTAACAATTTTAGCGATTTTGAGAAATGGGAATGTTATACATAATCCAACGGGGCAGGAAAAACTACAAGAACATGATATGATAATAGTATTTGGTTCAGTAGAGAAGCTGGGACAATTTGAGAAAGAACTACAAAGTAAGAGGTGA
- a CDS encoding purine/pyrimidine permease — translation MKTFLSALQWALFILAGSLIVPISVATSYGLDGAEAIAFVQRTLFVLGFAGLLQAIFGHKLPIQEGPAGLWWGIFSLYASLGVVLFGSSNETLKVLQYAFLLSGIICIILSVFGLIDKLVRYFTPTVIGTYLFLLVAQLSGSFLKGMFGLDGQHTEVQADVFILSLIVILLSFFIMKLPIIGQYSVLFSIVCGWILFACFGLSNPVTPVTDIIRFPSLFVFGMPRIEWNMAITVVFVTLLLLTNMLASIRVVQKVVSKYEENTAPDRFKQAGIITGINQLLGGLFSAIGPVAISGSAGFIATTNIYKRLPFMLGSSFIILVSIFPKITSFFAAIPVAVGYAAIYPVFASMIGLAFREYETVQNKERLFKVAGLSIFTGVGVMFVPAGAFSTLPPFLASFLSNGLVLGSVMAILLEILFSRSTEKQRS, via the coding sequence ATGAAAACATTTCTTTCCGCCTTACAATGGGCGCTCTTTATTTTAGCTGGGAGCCTTATCGTACCAATTAGCGTCGCAACTAGTTATGGTCTCGATGGTGCTGAAGCTATTGCATTCGTACAAAGAACATTATTTGTTCTTGGTTTTGCTGGCCTACTGCAAGCTATATTTGGGCATAAACTTCCTATTCAAGAAGGCCCTGCAGGGCTTTGGTGGGGGATTTTCTCCCTTTATGCAAGTTTAGGTGTCGTATTATTTGGATCAAGCAATGAAACACTTAAGGTCCTTCAGTACGCTTTCCTATTAAGCGGAATCATTTGTATTATTCTTAGCGTTTTTGGACTTATCGATAAACTAGTTCGCTATTTTACACCGACAGTCATTGGAACATATTTATTTCTTCTTGTCGCACAACTGAGTGGGTCCTTCTTAAAGGGAATGTTTGGCCTTGACGGACAACATACAGAAGTACAAGCTGACGTATTTATTCTATCACTGATTGTTATTTTACTATCCTTCTTCATCATGAAGCTACCTATTATCGGACAATACTCTGTTCTTTTCAGTATCGTCTGCGGTTGGATTTTATTTGCATGTTTCGGATTATCCAATCCAGTAACGCCTGTGACAGATATAATCCGTTTTCCGTCTCTATTTGTTTTCGGGATGCCTCGTATTGAGTGGAACATGGCCATTACGGTCGTTTTCGTTACACTATTACTTCTAACAAATATGTTAGCAAGCATTCGTGTTGTGCAAAAGGTTGTTTCTAAATATGAGGAGAATACTGCACCAGATCGTTTCAAACAAGCCGGCATTATAACGGGAATAAATCAATTGCTAGGAGGTCTTTTTTCAGCGATTGGTCCTGTCGCTATTTCTGGATCAGCAGGCTTTATTGCAACGACTAATATTTATAAACGACTCCCATTTATGTTAGGATCAAGCTTTATTATTCTCGTTAGTATATTCCCAAAGATTACTTCATTCTTTGCGGCGATACCTGTCGCAGTTGGATACGCTGCCATTTATCCTGTATTTGCAAGCATGATCGGTCTTGCCTTCCGCGAATACGAAACGGTGCAGAATAAAGAACGATTATTTAAAGTAGCGGGGCTTTCAATCTTTACAGGCGTCGGCGTTATGTTCGTTCCAGCAGGAGCATTTTCTACACTCCCACCATTTCTAGCATCATTTTTAAGTAACGGTCTCGTTCTTGGATCTGTAATGGCAATTTTGCTCGAAATACTATTTTCTCGTTCAACAGAAAAACAACGATCGTAA
- a CDS encoding Cof-type HAD-IIB family hydrolase, with the protein MTYKMIVLDLDDTLLRDDHTISPRTKEALMTAQEQGVKVVLASGRPTFGMRNVAKELRLEEYGSFILSFNGAKIINCKTNEEIFSSTLSPEIVHNLFEISKAEDVWIHTYMGDDIVTEENNPYTEIEGDITGMPIVVVDDFKAAVKEPVVKVLMNKEAERLVVVEKKLQQQLEGQLSVMRSKPFFLEFTEAGVTKGTSLNKLIQKLGIKREEVIAMGDSYNDQAMIEFAGLGVAMGNAPDDIKEIANYVTDTNMNDGVAKVVEKFVLKKEALV; encoded by the coding sequence ATGACTTATAAAATGATTGTTTTAGATTTAGATGATACTTTATTACGTGATGATCATACTATTTCACCTCGTACGAAAGAGGCTCTAATGACTGCACAAGAGCAAGGTGTAAAAGTTGTACTTGCTTCTGGTCGTCCAACGTTTGGTATGCGCAATGTAGCGAAAGAACTTCGTTTAGAAGAATACGGTAGTTTCATTCTATCTTTTAATGGTGCAAAAATTATTAACTGTAAAACAAACGAAGAAATCTTTAGTAGTACGCTATCTCCTGAAATCGTTCACAACCTATTTGAAATTAGTAAAGCTGAAGATGTATGGATTCATACTTATATGGGCGATGATATCGTAACGGAAGAAAATAATCCTTATACTGAAATTGAGGGCGATATTACTGGTATGCCAATTGTTGTAGTAGATGACTTTAAAGCCGCAGTTAAAGAGCCTGTAGTCAAAGTATTAATGAATAAGGAAGCTGAACGCCTTGTTGTAGTAGAAAAGAAACTACAACAACAACTAGAAGGCCAATTAAGCGTTATGCGTTCTAAACCATTCTTCTTAGAATTTACTGAAGCCGGTGTTACAAAAGGAACAAGCTTAAACAAACTGATCCAAAAGCTTGGCATTAAGCGTGAAGAAGTGATCGCAATGGGCGATAGCTATAACGACCAAGCGATGATCGAATTTGCTGGTCTTGGCGTTGCAATGGGCAATGCACCTGATGATATTAAAGAAATTGCAAACTACGTAACAGATACAAATATGAACGATGGCGTTGCAAAAGTTGTAGAGAAGTTCGTACTAAAAAAAGAAGCGCTTGTTTAA
- a CDS encoding DUF3817 domain-containing protein, with amino-acid sequence MLSTPIGRLRAIGLVEGISFLLLLFVAMPLKYFAGFATAVKITGMAHGVLFILFIFAVIQVTIAHRKSILWALGAFVSSVIPFGTFVLDAKLKNEQQ; translated from the coding sequence ATGTTATCTACACCAATCGGACGATTAAGAGCAATTGGACTAGTTGAGGGTATTTCTTTCCTATTACTATTATTTGTAGCAATGCCATTGAAATATTTCGCAGGATTTGCAACGGCTGTTAAAATTACAGGCATGGCTCATGGTGTTCTATTTATTCTATTCATCTTTGCAGTAATTCAAGTAACAATCGCACACCGTAAATCAATTTTATGGGCACTTGGAGCATTCGTTTCATCAGTTATCCCATTTGGTACTTTTGTACTAGATGCTAAATTAAAGAACGAACAACAATAA
- a CDS encoding uracil-DNA glycosylase: MKNVLKNDWGPLLAPEFEKEYYLTLANFLREEYSTHVVYPKVEDIFNALEYTSYENTKVVILGQDPYHGPDQAHGLSFSVQPGIKTPPSLLNMYKELRDEYGYEIPNNGYLVKWAEQGVLLLNTVLTVRQGEANSHKGKGWEHFTDRVIELLNEREKPVIFILWGRHAQAKKKLITNTKHHIIESVHPSPLSARRGFFGSKPYSKVNTILANMGESEIDWEIPNL; encoded by the coding sequence ATGAAAAATGTTTTAAAAAATGATTGGGGGCCATTATTGGCACCGGAATTCGAGAAAGAATACTATCTTACTTTAGCTAATTTTTTGAGAGAAGAGTACAGCACACATGTAGTGTATCCGAAAGTAGAAGATATTTTTAACGCTCTAGAATATACAAGTTATGAAAATACAAAGGTCGTTATTTTAGGACAAGACCCATATCACGGACCGGATCAAGCACATGGTTTAAGCTTTTCGGTACAACCAGGTATTAAAACGCCACCATCATTGTTAAATATGTATAAAGAACTTCGAGATGAATATGGTTATGAAATTCCGAATAACGGTTATTTAGTAAAGTGGGCAGAGCAAGGAGTTTTATTATTAAATACTGTATTAACAGTTCGACAAGGTGAAGCAAATTCTCATAAAGGGAAAGGATGGGAGCACTTCACGGATCGCGTAATTGAGCTATTAAACGAACGTGAAAAGCCAGTTATTTTCATATTGTGGGGACGTCATGCACAGGCGAAGAAAAAGTTAATTACGAATACGAAGCACCATATTATCGAATCTGTACATCCAAGTCCACTATCAGCAAGACGTGGTTTCTTTGGGAGTAAACCATATTCTAAAGTGAATACGATTTTAGCTAATATGGGCGAGAGTGAAATTGATTGGGAAATTCCAAATTTGTAA
- a CDS encoding ABC transporter permease subunit, translating into MHEFANLVLNESEKIYRKKRIFVVMLILAILIPLFVYAQYREIETTQKRLGTTDWKVSLQQQIVDSQNRLNNSRLPEEWRDWLKVRVEQQQYYLDHDINPMAPGAPTFVRAFIEQGITLFIPLLVMIVAIDIVSGERSDGTMKMLLTRPIRRWKILLSKYVTMLFFISLILFLVGLFAYILSGLVFGYSGWNLPVLTGFVIDKETLNTNFVHLIPQWQYILMAYGLAWFVAIVVGTISFMVSVLIRNTPAGMGVMLAALIAGGILSSFATSWEGAKYIFSVNLSLTDYLSGKLPALQGLSMGFSLMNLTVWAVVSLIISFVVFTKQDMVN; encoded by the coding sequence ATGCATGAATTTGCGAATCTAGTTTTAAATGAATCAGAAAAGATTTACCGCAAGAAACGTATTTTTGTTGTCATGCTTATTTTAGCAATCTTGATCCCGCTTTTTGTGTACGCGCAGTATCGTGAAATAGAAACGACACAAAAAAGACTCGGTACAACTGATTGGAAGGTTTCATTACAACAGCAAATTGTTGATTCTCAAAATCGATTGAACAATTCTAGGTTGCCAGAAGAATGGCGTGATTGGTTAAAGGTAAGAGTTGAGCAACAACAATATTATTTAGATCATGATATTAACCCGATGGCACCGGGTGCACCGACTTTTGTCAGAGCATTTATTGAACAAGGAATTACGTTATTTATTCCGCTTCTCGTAATGATTGTCGCCATTGATATCGTTTCAGGAGAACGAAGTGATGGGACGATGAAGATGTTACTTACGCGGCCAATTCGGCGCTGGAAAATACTCCTTAGTAAATACGTGACGATGTTATTTTTCATTTCGCTCATACTGTTTCTTGTAGGTTTGTTTGCTTACATACTATCAGGGCTTGTATTTGGGTACTCGGGATGGAATTTACCTGTTTTAACAGGGTTCGTCATTGATAAGGAAACGTTAAATACGAACTTTGTGCACCTTATTCCGCAGTGGCAATACATCTTAATGGCGTATGGACTAGCCTGGTTTGTTGCTATCGTTGTTGGAACTATATCATTTATGGTCTCTGTTTTAATTCGTAATACACCAGCTGGTATGGGCGTTATGCTAGCTGCATTAATTGCAGGCGGTATTTTAAGTTCGTTCGCAACATCTTGGGAAGGCGCAAAATATATTTTTAGTGTGAATTTATCATTAACGGATTATTTATCAGGAAAATTACCTGCATTACAAGGTTTATCGATGGGATTTTCTTTGATGAATTTAACTGTATGGGCCGTTGTGTCCCTAATTATTTCGTTTGTAGTATTTACAAAGCAGGATATGGTGAATTAA
- a CDS encoding ABC transporter ATP-binding protein gives MTTILSVRDVKKVIGKKTIVENISFDVKQGEVFGFLGPNGAGKTTTIRMLVGLIKETEGTISIGGYSIKENFREAMRQIGSIVENPELYTYLTGWENLKQFARMLGGISDERIIEIAQMVHLDERIHDKVKTYSLGMKQRLGIAQALLGNPKLLILDEPTNGLDPAGIRELREFIHKLVKEENMSVFISSHLLSEVQMICDRVAIIHKGKMITVAKVEELIQTASDRVEWIVTPILKAKDMLEDVEEVREVSIEGNRLLCRMNIASISNWNKHFVENGIDVHSVKELVFTLEDLFIELTRGEQHA, from the coding sequence ATGACGACGATACTTTCCGTACGAGACGTGAAGAAGGTAATTGGAAAGAAGACGATTGTAGAGAATATTTCCTTTGATGTAAAACAAGGAGAAGTGTTTGGCTTCCTAGGGCCGAATGGTGCCGGAAAAACGACTACCATTCGAATGTTAGTTGGATTGATTAAGGAAACAGAAGGCACGATTTCTATCGGCGGTTATTCTATTAAGGAAAATTTCAGAGAAGCGATGCGTCAAATTGGGAGTATCGTTGAAAACCCAGAACTGTATACCTATTTAACGGGATGGGAAAATTTAAAACAATTTGCCCGTATGTTAGGTGGTATATCAGATGAACGTATTATTGAAATTGCTCAAATGGTTCATTTGGATGAAAGAATTCACGATAAGGTAAAAACATACTCACTCGGTATGAAACAGCGTCTTGGTATTGCGCAAGCGCTTCTTGGAAATCCCAAATTGCTCATATTAGATGAGCCGACAAACGGTTTAGACCCAGCTGGGATTAGAGAACTTAGGGAATTTATACATAAGCTTGTGAAAGAAGAAAATATGAGTGTGTTTATTTCAAGTCATTTGCTAAGTGAAGTGCAAATGATATGTGATCGCGTTGCTATTATTCATAAAGGAAAAATGATAACAGTTGCCAAGGTTGAAGAATTAATTCAAACAGCAAGTGATCGCGTAGAATGGATTGTTACACCAATTCTTAAGGCAAAAGATATGCTAGAAGATGTTGAGGAAGTAAGAGAAGTGAGTATAGAAGGTAATCGATTACTATGCCGCATGAATATCGCATCTATAAGTAATTGGAATAAACATTTTGTAGAAAACGGGATAGATGTACATAGCGTTAAGGAACTTGTATTTACGCTAGAAGATTTATTTATTGAACTCACAAGGGGTGAGCAGCATGCATGA
- a CDS encoding SGNH/GDSL hydrolase family protein, with amino-acid sequence MKIAFQNCVWYNYGQSMRAKRGFDMRSKVVKVILLITIASFCLFAYGFVSGVNDVLNPKASNLIKKTDVVAKEKKKTGTLQIVSLGDSLTRGVGDKEGIGYVGRMKEDLQKDYKQKVALTNLAVSGAKMPDLLKQIESSGAQYSIKQADVIVLTIGGNDLFPGWDSLGKIDLETYRPDTETFQNEAKKIIEEIRKLNTDSPIFWLGLYNPFENVEDLKGSSNIVVDWNASLEKLAINNKNVYITPTFDLFQNRGKDLLYSDHFHPNEIGYTYMADRLVQNVASKLKLEQGGVK; translated from the coding sequence TTGAAAATCGCTTTTCAAAATTGCGTTTGGTATAATTATGGACAATCTATGAGGGCTAAAAGGGGTTTTGATATGAGATCAAAAGTAGTAAAAGTAATTCTACTCATTACAATTGCATCTTTCTGTTTATTTGCATATGGCTTTGTTTCAGGTGTAAATGATGTATTAAATCCGAAAGCTTCAAATTTAATTAAAAAGACCGATGTAGTGGCAAAAGAGAAAAAGAAAACGGGAACGTTACAAATCGTTAGTTTAGGTGATTCATTAACACGCGGTGTTGGTGATAAAGAAGGAATTGGCTATGTTGGACGGATGAAAGAAGATTTACAAAAAGATTATAAGCAAAAGGTTGCTTTAACTAACTTAGCGGTTAGTGGTGCGAAAATGCCTGACTTATTAAAACAAATTGAGAGTAGTGGCGCTCAATATTCAATTAAGCAAGCAGATGTAATCGTTTTAACGATTGGAGGAAATGATTTATTTCCAGGTTGGGACTCGCTTGGAAAGATAGATTTAGAAACATACCGTCCTGATACAGAAACATTCCAGAATGAAGCGAAGAAAATTATAGAAGAAATTCGTAAGTTAAATACAGATAGCCCAATTTTTTGGCTAGGTTTATATAATCCTTTTGAAAATGTAGAAGATTTAAAAGGGTCTTCAAACATTGTTGTAGACTGGAATGCATCTTTAGAAAAATTGGCGATAAATAATAAAAATGTGTATATTACACCGACATTTGATTTATTCCAAAACCGTGGGAAAGATTTATTATACTCCGATCATTTCCATCCGAATGAAATAGGATATACATATATGGCGGACCGATTAGTTCAAAATGTTGCGAGTAAATTAAAACTAGAACAAGGAGGGGTAAAATGA
- a CDS encoding LacI family DNA-binding transcriptional regulator, whose translation MTNIRKIAELAGVSVSTVSRVLNNHPYVNEQKRKEILAIIEELNYTQNVNAIHLVKGKTNVIGVLLPHVNDQYYSAIIEGISKETAKNNYNMMLCQTNYSEKRELEILNMLKMKKLDGVIICSRANSKEKLEEYTKFGPIVMCEEIDSNFISSVHIDYYKVFSRGMKSLIDAGHTSIGYCIGRSNSINSQRRKQAYEDSLQQIAVTPIEAWKFKGCFTVEDGRNVIREWTRMSVKPTAFLVSCNHIAAGIVTEAKKQGIRIPEDITIISCDDQDVADILGITTISYCSKNVGVKAFELLYEKINDEQIDIKHVELLPELVHRETT comes from the coding sequence ATGACGAATATAAGGAAGATTGCTGAGCTTGCTGGGGTATCTGTTTCAACTGTTTCACGTGTACTAAATAATCATCCATATGTGAATGAACAGAAACGAAAAGAAATTTTAGCAATTATAGAAGAATTAAATTATACGCAAAATGTGAATGCAATTCATTTAGTGAAAGGAAAAACGAATGTAATTGGCGTGTTATTACCGCACGTAAATGATCAATATTATAGCGCTATTATCGAGGGGATATCAAAGGAAACAGCAAAGAATAATTATAATATGATGCTTTGTCAGACGAATTATAGTGAGAAAAGGGAATTAGAAATTTTAAATATGTTAAAAATGAAAAAACTTGATGGGGTTATTATATGTTCGCGGGCAAATAGTAAGGAAAAGCTTGAAGAATATACAAAATTCGGCCCTATTGTTATGTGCGAAGAAATCGACTCGAATTTCATTTCGAGTGTGCATATTGATTACTATAAAGTGTTTTCGCGCGGAATGAAAAGCTTAATAGATGCGGGCCATACAAGTATTGGGTATTGCATTGGAAGAAGTAATAGCATTAATAGTCAGAGAAGAAAACAAGCATATGAAGATTCCCTTCAACAGATTGCTGTAACACCGATAGAGGCTTGGAAGTTTAAAGGCTGTTTTACAGTGGAAGATGGGCGTAATGTGATTAGGGAATGGACACGTATGTCAGTAAAACCAACAGCGTTTCTTGTATCTTGCAACCATATTGCCGCGGGGATAGTAACGGAAGCGAAAAAACAAGGCATTCGTATTCCGGAAGATATTACGATTATCAGTTGTGATGATCAAGATGTGGCAGATATTTTAGGCATTACGACGATTTCGTATTGTAGTAAAAATGTTGGTGTGAAGGCATTTGAATTATTATATGAAAAGATTAATGATGAGCAAATCGATATAAAGCACGTAGAGTTATTGCCAGAATTAGTACATAGGGAAACAACATAA
- a CDS encoding YczE/YyaS/YitT family protein has translation MLRLKLEYIFFIGGLLILAIGINMMTTITSFGLSPYDSFFIALYQNFGISIGFWIFMINFAFTLIVLFWNKKQITIGTIVTMVLISLFVDWIGSITTIMDAIRSLPKYITLVCGNLFIGAGIGLYVSTNLCAAPQEAFVLTVAEKKKWTFRRTEISLAFLFLTLSFLLDGPIYFGTIILSFTTGWIIQAFIQVGTKILNRKGPIKQAA, from the coding sequence ATGCTTCGACTCAAATTAGAATATATATTTTTCATTGGCGGTCTACTCATTCTCGCCATCGGCATTAATATGATGACGACAATTACTTCCTTTGGACTTAGCCCTTATGATTCCTTCTTTATTGCACTATATCAAAATTTCGGGATAAGTATTGGTTTTTGGATTTTCATGATTAACTTTGCTTTTACCCTTATCGTACTCTTTTGGAATAAAAAACAAATTACAATTGGTACAATTGTAACAATGGTTCTTATTTCTCTTTTTGTTGATTGGATTGGTTCCATTACAACTATTATGGACGCTATCCGTTCTCTTCCAAAATATATAACACTTGTTTGTGGAAATCTATTCATTGGAGCCGGTATTGGCCTTTACGTCTCTACAAATCTTTGCGCAGCACCTCAAGAAGCTTTCGTTTTAACAGTTGCTGAGAAAAAGAAATGGACATTTAGAAGAACGGAAATTTCGTTAGCATTCTTATTTTTAACATTAAGCTTCTTATTAGATGGACCTATCTATTTTGGAACAATCATTTTATCCTTTACAACAGGCTGGATTATCCAAGCATTTATTCAAGTTGGTACGAAGATTTTAAATAGAAAAGGGCCTATTAAGCAAGCTGCTTAA
- a CDS encoding homoserine dehydrogenase: MKEIQVGLLGLGTVGSGVVRIITDHQERLIHQVGCPVKVKKVLVQNIEKEREVEVPSTLLTQNANEILDNPNIDVVIEVMGGIDDAKSYILQALQSGKHVVTANKDLMALHGAELLAVAKDNKADLFYEASVAGGIPILRSIVEGLSSDLITKVMGIVNGTTNFILTKMSDEGRAYNDVLKEAQQLGFAEADPTSDVEGLDAARKMTILATLGFSTNVELGDVKVKGITSITEEDIEYSKSLGYTIKLIGLAKRDGEKLEVTVEPTLLPNTHPLAAVQNEYNAVYVYGEAVGETMFYGPGAGSLPTATAVVSDLVAVMQNIRLGVTGNSAVVPQYQKVLKEPDEIVVKKFLRLHVKDEIGVFAKITSLFSERGVSFEKIIQMPLEEKGKAEIVIVTHRASLADYDYILHTLQSYEEIDCLKANYRIEGDAK, from the coding sequence ATGAAAGAAATTCAAGTTGGTTTATTAGGTCTTGGGACAGTTGGTAGCGGTGTAGTTCGTATCATTACAGATCATCAAGAGCGACTCATACACCAAGTAGGTTGTCCTGTAAAAGTAAAGAAAGTACTAGTACAAAATATTGAAAAAGAGAGAGAAGTAGAGGTACCTTCTACTCTATTAACGCAAAATGCAAATGAAATTTTAGATAATCCAAATATTGATGTTGTCATCGAAGTGATGGGTGGCATTGATGATGCAAAATCATATATTTTACAAGCTTTACAAAGCGGGAAGCATGTTGTGACTGCCAATAAAGATTTAATGGCGTTACATGGAGCGGAACTCTTAGCGGTAGCAAAAGATAATAAAGCAGATTTGTTTTATGAAGCAAGTGTAGCCGGAGGAATTCCGATTTTACGAAGTATCGTAGAGGGACTTTCTTCAGATCTTATTACGAAAGTAATGGGAATTGTAAATGGAACGACAAATTTTATTTTGACGAAAATGTCAGATGAAGGGAGAGCATATAACGACGTGTTAAAAGAAGCCCAGCAACTTGGATTTGCAGAAGCAGATCCAACATCAGATGTAGAAGGTTTAGACGCAGCAAGAAAAATGACGATTTTGGCTACCCTTGGTTTCTCTACAAATGTAGAGCTTGGAGATGTGAAGGTAAAAGGAATTACTTCTATTACAGAAGAAGATATTGAATACAGTAAGAGTTTAGGATACACGATTAAATTAATCGGCCTTGCGAAGCGAGATGGTGAAAAATTAGAGGTTACAGTTGAACCGACACTACTTCCAAATACACATCCTCTTGCGGCCGTACAAAACGAATATAACGCTGTATATGTGTATGGGGAAGCGGTCGGAGAAACGATGTTTTATGGACCAGGTGCAGGAAGTTTACCAACAGCAACAGCTGTTGTTTCCGATTTAGTAGCTGTAATGCAAAATATTAGATTAGGGGTAACAGGAAATAGTGCTGTAGTCCCGCAATATCAAAAAGTATTAAAAGAGCCAGACGAAATTGTTGTGAAGAAATTTTTAAGACTTCATGTGAAAGATGAAATTGGTGTATTTGCAAAAATTACTTCGTTATTCTCTGAGCGTGGCGTTAGCTTTGAAAAGATTATTCAAATGCCACTTGAAGAGAAAGGAAAGGCTGAAATTGTAATTGTAACGCATCGTGCGTCTCTTGCTGATTATGATTATATTCTACATACATTGCAATCGTATGAAGAAATAGATTGTTTGAAAGCAAACTATCGAATTGAAGGGGATGCTAAGTAG